In a single window of the Chaetodon trifascialis isolate fChaTrf1 chromosome 19, fChaTrf1.hap1, whole genome shotgun sequence genome:
- the LOC139348122 gene encoding uncharacterized protein KIAA0408-like, whose product MAAIDLERGLEHGGRGWGKERPELMDNFDSEMQEWEDQLQDIQRKIEELYNEVQARRGANDIAADNQKHGNELECGLGHHGNGLCVPSHHGKSHSGAITVPHHYSNGCNYSSNGYSYPANHQNGYGYCHTNGVSEIGDLLQDYLGQGKQMSRKNNGARHVHFSDTIKVSPDVPAYHSEIRRSSGNEKIGQEQFLGSFEETENRTNQVSHMKGSARRESSPNKENTGAKPPLGQRDAPAVQPRSQLPISTAESPALDRKSFSPGVLGDRKCSSPSVLRKFGAMLQENEGKMLTESGVVTHQGLAPEPKCPTPGCQRRAMGATAVAGRAPMRVPTQKCQADSNVLTAEIEPSQEWGLVSDSGRQNHKDHRGGYSSSKGSQRSPQQSHRRSQVAGSPKVRPRANSGADRDGGLAQVERSRKPAHQHVEPKMDHRVSSASSGAQKIQRGGLVGQEMPGCGRVRDEGLIELLDMLEIQHEYSSSPRTGHAAYRQEPQQVNPAELPPAKLNKSFSRPARPANQRPPSRWAGRTPTARITAPSGPMYRPPSPLTRTPSPMTRTPSPALKHRPLISYSLQTETVIM is encoded by the exons ATGGCAGCCATTGATCTGGAGCGTGGGCTGGAACACGGTGGCCGGGGTTGGGGGAAAGAGAGGCCAGAGCTGATGGACAACTTCGACTCAGAGATGCAGGAGTGGGAGGACCAGCTGCAGGACATCCAGAGAAAAATCGAAGAG TTGTACAATGAAGTTCAGGCCCGCAGAGGAGCAAACGATATCGCTGCTGACAACCAGAAACATGGCAACGAGTTGGAGTGTGGCCTAGGGCACCATGGCAATGGTCTTTGTGTGCCCAGCCATCACGGCAAGAGTCACTCTGGAGCTATAACTGTGCCACATCACTATAGTAACGGCTGTAACTATAGCTCCAATGGCTACAGCTACCCAGCGAATCATCAGAATGGCTACGGTTACTGCCACACCAATGGAGTGTCAGAGATCGGAGACTTACTGCAGGATTATTTGGGGCAGGGGAAGCAAATGAGCCGGAAGAACAATGGAGCTCGCCACGTG CACTTCAGTGACACAATAAAGGTGAGCCCGGACGTCCCTGCATACCACAGTGAGATCAGAAGAAGTTCTGGAAATGAAAA GATTGGTCAAGAGCAATTTTTGGGCAGTTTTGaggagactgaaaacaggacGAACCAAGTGTCTCACATGAAGGGGTCCGCCCGCAGAGAGAGTTCCcccaacaaagaaaacacaggtgCCAAGCCCCCTCTTGGACAAAGGGATGCTCCTGCTGTACAACCACGCTCACAGCTCCCAATCTCAACAGCTGAATCACCTGCTCTGGACAGGAAGTCCTTCAGCCCTGGTGTCCTGGGTGATAGGAAATGCAGCAGCCCCTCTGTTCTCAGGAAGTTTGGAGCCATGCTTCAGGAAAACGAGGGCAAAATGCTCACCGAATCAGGGGTGGTGACCCATCAGGGACTGGCCCCGGAGCCAAAGTGCCCCACCCCTGGATGTCAGCGCAGAGCAATGGGAGCCACTGCAGTCGCCGGCAGGGCGCCCATGCGCGTGCCTACCCAGAAATGCCAAGCAGATTCCAACGTGCTGACAGCAGAGATAGAGCCCAGCCAAGAATGGGGGTTAGTGTCAGACTCTGGTAGACAGAATCACAAGGATCACAGAGGAGGATACAGCAGTTCTAAAGGATCCCAGCGGAGTCCTCAGCAGTCCCACAGGAGGTCACAGGTGGCAGGGAGCCCAAAGGTCAGACCCAGGGCTAACAGTggggcagacagagatggaggactGGCTCAAGTGGAGAGATCAAGGAAGCCTGCACACCAACATGTGGAGCCCAAAATGGACCACAGGGTCTCAAGTGCTTCTTCCGGAGCTCAGAAGATCCAGAGGGGAGGCTTAGTGGGACAGGAGATGCCAGGTTGTGGCCGAGTGAGGGATGAAGGACTTATTGAGCTGCTGGACATGCTTGAGATCCAACATGAGTACAGCTCCAGTCCCAGAACAGGACACGCAGCTTACAGACAGGAGCCACAGCAG GTAAACCCAGCCGAGTTGCCGCCAGCCAAACTTAACAAGAGTTTCTCTCGCCCTGCGCGGCCAGCCAACCAACGACCTCCTTCCAGATGGGCCGGCCGCACCCCTACTGCCAGGATCACCGCCCCATCAGGCCCAATGTACCGTCCACCAAGCCCCCTTACACGCACACCAAGCCCCATGACCAGAACCCCAAGTCCCGCTCTGAAACACCGGCCTCTCATTTCCTATTCCCTTCAGACTGAGACTGTCATTATGTGA